A stretch of the Arvicola amphibius chromosome 8, mArvAmp1.2, whole genome shotgun sequence genome encodes the following:
- the Oscar gene encoding osteoclast-associated immunoglobulin-like receptor isoform X1, producing MILSLILQLLTLCELSLPCPVCQMDFTPTASPALYPQPLLGAHPAAVVTPGVNVTLRCRAPQPAWRFALFRTGVVTPLLFRDVSTELAEFFLEEVTLTQGGSYYCRYRRTDWGPGVWSRSSNVLELLVTDQLPRPSLVAMPGPVVAPGANVSLRCAGRMPGMSFALYRVGVATPLQYIDSVQPWADFLLIGADAPGTYSCYYHTPSAPYVLSQRSQPLVISFEGSGSSDYTQGNLIRLGLSGLVLICLGILVTFDRHSRSSAFGGLLPQQNRV from the exons ATGATCCTGTCACTGATTCTCCAGCTGTTGACTCTCTGTGAGCTGtccctcccct GCCCTGTGTGTCAGATGGACTTCACACCAACAG CCTCCCCAGCCTTATACCCCCAGCCATTGCTGGGGGCTCATCCTGCTGCAGTTGTGACTCCTGGAGTCAACGTGACCTTGAGGTGCCGTGCACCCCAACCTGCCTGGCGGTTTGCACTCTTCAGAACAGGTGTCGTTACACCGCTGCTCTTCCGGGATGTGTCCACGGAGCTGGCTGAGTTTTTCCTGGAGGAGGTGACCCTGACCCAGGGGGGCAGTTATTATTGCCGCTATCGCAGGACAGACTGGGGACCGGGTGTCTGGTCCCGATCAAgtaatgtcctggaactgctGGTGACAG ATCAGTTACCCAGACCTTCACTCGTGGCAATGCCTGGGCCTGTGGTGGCTCCAGGAGCCAATGTAAGCCTGCGCTGTGCAGGCCGCATGCCAGGAATGAGTTTCGCGCTGTACCGCGTGGGTGTGGCGACCCCTCTGCAGTACATTgactctgtgcagccctgggctGACTTCCTTCTGATCGGCGCTGATGCCCCAGGCACCTACAGTTGCTATTACCACACGCCCTCTGCCCCTTATGTGCTGTCGCAGCGCAGCCAGCCACTGGTCATCAGCTTCGAAG GTTCTGGCTCTTCAGATTATACTCAGGGAAACCTCATTCGTTTAGGGCTGTCTGGCCTGGTCCTCATCTGCCTGGGCATCTTAGTTACTTTTGACCGGCATAGCAGGAGCTCTGCTTTTGGTGGCCTACTGCCCCAGCAAAACCGGGTATAG
- the Oscar gene encoding osteoclast-associated immunoglobulin-like receptor isoform X2 produces MILSLILQLLTLCPVCQMDFTPTASPALYPQPLLGAHPAAVVTPGVNVTLRCRAPQPAWRFALFRTGVVTPLLFRDVSTELAEFFLEEVTLTQGGSYYCRYRRTDWGPGVWSRSSNVLELLVTDQLPRPSLVAMPGPVVAPGANVSLRCAGRMPGMSFALYRVGVATPLQYIDSVQPWADFLLIGADAPGTYSCYYHTPSAPYVLSQRSQPLVISFEGSGSSDYTQGNLIRLGLSGLVLICLGILVTFDRHSRSSAFGGLLPQQNRV; encoded by the exons ATGATCCTGTCACTGATTCTCCAGCTGTTGACTCTCT GCCCTGTGTGTCAGATGGACTTCACACCAACAG CCTCCCCAGCCTTATACCCCCAGCCATTGCTGGGGGCTCATCCTGCTGCAGTTGTGACTCCTGGAGTCAACGTGACCTTGAGGTGCCGTGCACCCCAACCTGCCTGGCGGTTTGCACTCTTCAGAACAGGTGTCGTTACACCGCTGCTCTTCCGGGATGTGTCCACGGAGCTGGCTGAGTTTTTCCTGGAGGAGGTGACCCTGACCCAGGGGGGCAGTTATTATTGCCGCTATCGCAGGACAGACTGGGGACCGGGTGTCTGGTCCCGATCAAgtaatgtcctggaactgctGGTGACAG ATCAGTTACCCAGACCTTCACTCGTGGCAATGCCTGGGCCTGTGGTGGCTCCAGGAGCCAATGTAAGCCTGCGCTGTGCAGGCCGCATGCCAGGAATGAGTTTCGCGCTGTACCGCGTGGGTGTGGCGACCCCTCTGCAGTACATTgactctgtgcagccctgggctGACTTCCTTCTGATCGGCGCTGATGCCCCAGGCACCTACAGTTGCTATTACCACACGCCCTCTGCCCCTTATGTGCTGTCGCAGCGCAGCCAGCCACTGGTCATCAGCTTCGAAG GTTCTGGCTCTTCAGATTATACTCAGGGAAACCTCATTCGTTTAGGGCTGTCTGGCCTGGTCCTCATCTGCCTGGGCATCTTAGTTACTTTTGACCGGCATAGCAGGAGCTCTGCTTTTGGTGGCCTACTGCCCCAGCAAAACCGGGTATAG
- the Oscar gene encoding osteoclast-associated immunoglobulin-like receptor isoform X3 — MILSLILQLLTLSSPALYPQPLLGAHPAAVVTPGVNVTLRCRAPQPAWRFALFRTGVVTPLLFRDVSTELAEFFLEEVTLTQGGSYYCRYRRTDWGPGVWSRSSNVLELLVTDQLPRPSLVAMPGPVVAPGANVSLRCAGRMPGMSFALYRVGVATPLQYIDSVQPWADFLLIGADAPGTYSCYYHTPSAPYVLSQRSQPLVISFEGSGSSDYTQGNLIRLGLSGLVLICLGILVTFDRHSRSSAFGGLLPQQNRV, encoded by the exons ATGATCCTGTCACTGATTCTCCAGCTGTTGACTCTCT CCTCCCCAGCCTTATACCCCCAGCCATTGCTGGGGGCTCATCCTGCTGCAGTTGTGACTCCTGGAGTCAACGTGACCTTGAGGTGCCGTGCACCCCAACCTGCCTGGCGGTTTGCACTCTTCAGAACAGGTGTCGTTACACCGCTGCTCTTCCGGGATGTGTCCACGGAGCTGGCTGAGTTTTTCCTGGAGGAGGTGACCCTGACCCAGGGGGGCAGTTATTATTGCCGCTATCGCAGGACAGACTGGGGACCGGGTGTCTGGTCCCGATCAAgtaatgtcctggaactgctGGTGACAG ATCAGTTACCCAGACCTTCACTCGTGGCAATGCCTGGGCCTGTGGTGGCTCCAGGAGCCAATGTAAGCCTGCGCTGTGCAGGCCGCATGCCAGGAATGAGTTTCGCGCTGTACCGCGTGGGTGTGGCGACCCCTCTGCAGTACATTgactctgtgcagccctgggctGACTTCCTTCTGATCGGCGCTGATGCCCCAGGCACCTACAGTTGCTATTACCACACGCCCTCTGCCCCTTATGTGCTGTCGCAGCGCAGCCAGCCACTGGTCATCAGCTTCGAAG GTTCTGGCTCTTCAGATTATACTCAGGGAAACCTCATTCGTTTAGGGCTGTCTGGCCTGGTCCTCATCTGCCTGGGCATCTTAGTTACTTTTGACCGGCATAGCAGGAGCTCTGCTTTTGGTGGCCTACTGCCCCAGCAAAACCGGGTATAG
- the Ndufa3 gene encoding NADH dehydrogenase [ubiquinone] 1 alpha subcomplex subunit 3, translating to MAARITTFLKNAWAKEPVLVVSFSVWGLAIIMPIISPYTKYASMINQATPYNYPVPVRDNGNMPDVPSHPQDPQGPSLEWLKNL from the exons ATGGCCGCGA gAATCACCACTTTCCTCAAGAATGCCTGGGCGAAGGAGCCGGTGCTGGTGGTGTCCTTCTCAGTCTGGGGCCTCG CTATAATTATGCCCATAATCAGCCCCTACACCAAGTATGCTTCCATGATCAACCAGGCAACACCCTACAACTACCCAG tcCCTGTACGAGATAATGGGAACATGCCTGATGTGCCCAGCCACCCCCAGGACCCTCAGGGCCCAAGCCTGGAGTGGCTGAAGAACCTGTGA